The following are encoded together in the Salmonella enterica subsp. enterica serovar Choleraesuis genome:
- the proX gene encoding glycine betaine ABC transporter substrate-binding protein, producing the protein MRYLPCTLACLTLLALTPAQVAALPGDGITVKPVQSTISEETFQTLLVSRALEKLGYTVEKPSEVDYNVGYTTIAAGDATFTAVNWVPLHDDMYRAAGGDKAFYRQGTLVSNAAQGYLIDKKTAEKYHITSIAKLKDPKIARLFDTDGDGKADLTGCTPGWGCEPVINHQLKAWGLENTVTHHQGNYAAMIADTLARYRTGKPILYYTWTPYWLSDVLVPGKDVVWLQVPFSALPGSKIDTKLPNGMNYGFPLSTMHIVANKEWAANNPAAAKLFAEMKIPLNDINAQNAMMHDGHSSSRDIEGHVDGWIRAHQAQFDGWIKSALEATSK; encoded by the coding sequence ATGCGCTACCTCCCATGTACCCTTGCATGTCTGACTTTACTGGCTCTGACGCCAGCCCAGGTCGCTGCGCTCCCCGGTGATGGTATTACAGTTAAGCCGGTACAAAGCACTATCTCTGAAGAAACGTTCCAGACTTTGCTGGTTAGCAGGGCGCTGGAAAAGCTTGGATATACGGTCGAGAAACCCAGTGAAGTTGACTATAACGTCGGCTACACCACAATTGCCGCCGGGGATGCCACTTTTACCGCCGTCAATTGGGTGCCGCTGCATGACGATATGTACCGCGCGGCGGGAGGAGATAAAGCCTTTTACCGCCAGGGAACCCTGGTTAGTAACGCCGCCCAGGGCTACTTGATCGACAAAAAGACCGCCGAAAAATATCACATTACGTCGATAGCAAAACTGAAAGATCCGAAAATCGCCCGACTGTTTGATACCGATGGCGATGGCAAAGCCGACCTGACCGGTTGCACGCCGGGCTGGGGATGCGAGCCGGTTATCAATCACCAGTTAAAAGCCTGGGGCCTGGAAAATACCGTTACCCACCATCAGGGAAACTATGCGGCGATGATTGCCGATACCCTCGCCCGTTATCGAACCGGAAAACCAATCCTTTACTATACCTGGACACCCTACTGGCTAAGCGATGTACTGGTTCCAGGCAAGGATGTAGTCTGGCTACAGGTACCATTCTCCGCTCTGCCGGGAAGTAAAATTGATACCAAACTCCCTAACGGAATGAATTATGGGTTCCCGCTCAGCACTATGCATATCGTGGCGAATAAGGAATGGGCGGCCAATAATCCGGCTGCCGCAAAACTGTTTGCTGAAATGAAAATCCCGCTCAACGATATCAACGCTCAGAACGCAATGATGCATGACGGGCATAGCAGTAGCCGGGATATTGAAGGTCATGTCGATGGCTGGATCCGCGCCCACCAGGCACAGTTTGATGGCTGGATAAAGTCGGCGCTGGAAGCCACTTCCAAATAG
- a CDS encoding UPF0056 inner membrane protein, with protein sequence MNSVLELFQATGIGLLLILPLANPLTTVALFLGLSGNMGRVERHKQSMMASIYVFIIMMVAFYGGQLVMSTFGISIPGLRIAGGLIVAFIGFKMLFPQESDTDTPEVDDKLQDVSKRKTPNIAFVPLAMPSTAGPGTIAMIISGASSIENNPYHFSGWVLAVAPVVVFATVAIILWLCLLSSGAIMKLVGKGGIAAISRLMGFLLVCMGVQFVINGVLEIITNYGNGLTG encoded by the coding sequence ATGAACTCTGTTTTAGAGCTTTTTCAGGCGACAGGTATTGGATTACTGCTGATTCTTCCACTAGCTAACCCGCTGACAACGGTTGCTCTGTTCCTGGGGCTTTCTGGCAATATGGGTCGGGTCGAGCGCCACAAGCAGTCGATGATGGCATCAATATATGTCTTTATTATCATGATGGTAGCCTTCTATGGTGGACAGCTAGTGATGAGTACTTTTGGTATCTCCATCCCTGGTTTACGTATCGCCGGAGGGCTGATCGTTGCTTTTATTGGCTTTAAAATGTTATTTCCGCAGGAAAGCGATACCGATACCCCTGAAGTCGATGACAAATTACAGGATGTTAGTAAAAGAAAGACGCCGAATATTGCATTTGTGCCGCTGGCAATGCCAAGTACCGCCGGTCCTGGAACTATTGCGATGATAATCAGCGGAGCATCCAGTATTGAAAATAACCCTTATCATTTTTCCGGCTGGGTACTGGCCGTGGCACCGGTGGTTGTTTTTGCAACTGTTGCCATCATTTTGTGGCTATGCCTGTTAAGTTCGGGAGCCATTATGAAGCTGGTGGGTAAGGGCGGGATCGCGGCAATATCGCGTCTGATGGGCTTTTTACTGGTATGTATGGGCGTTCAGTTTGTGATTAACGGTGTGCTGGAAATTATCACTAACTACGGTAATGGTCTGACGGGATAG
- the ygaC gene encoding hypothetical protein has protein sequence MYLRPDEVARVLEKAGFTIDIVTPGSYGYRRGENYVYVNREARMGRTALVIHPTLKERSQMLAEPASEVKISDSYLEFPLYQAGEGQEHYGIPHGFSSRIALERYLAGLFGGQR, from the coding sequence ATGTATTTACGACCCGATGAGGTTGCGCGCGTACTGGAAAAAGCCGGCTTCACTATCGATATCGTCACCCCAGGCTCTTATGGTTATCGCCGCGGTGAGAATTATGTATATGTGAATCGCGAGGCGAGGATGGGTCGTACCGCGCTGGTCATTCATCCAACTCTGAAGGAGCGTAGCCAGATGCTGGCAGAGCCGGCTTCAGAAGTGAAGATCAGCGACAGTTACCTGGAGTTTCCACTTTATCAGGCTGGAGAAGGGCAGGAGCATTACGGTATTCCTCACGGATTCAGTTCACGCATTGCGCTGGAACGTTATCTGGCGGGGCTTTTTGGCGGGCAACGCTGA
- a CDS encoding MFS transporter: protein MKTSSGLSPALTLLMSIATGLAVASNYYAQPLLETIARSFSLSVNQAGFIVTCAQLGYAAGLLFLVPLGDMFERRKLIVFMTLLAAGGMVITAVSQTLWVMLAGTLITGLFSVVAQILVPLAATLATPEKRGRVVGTIMSGLLLGILLARTVAGLLAALGGWRTVYWVASALMIIMALALWRGLPQVKQHNTLSYPRLIASIFTLFRHDKRLATRALLGFLTFANFSILWTSMAFLLASPPWNFSEATIGLFGLAGAAGALGARPVGGLADKGKAHISTTGGLLLLLLSWGAIAFGTSSLLALVIGIVLLDLTVQGVHITNQTVVYHRYPDARNRLTAGYMTSYFLGGAAGSLLSASAYQHAGWLGVCASGAATSLLGLLVWWQGYHRQHEEPEA, encoded by the coding sequence ATGAAAACATCCTCCGGACTTAGCCCTGCCCTGACACTATTGATGTCGATAGCGACAGGGCTGGCCGTTGCAAGTAACTATTACGCCCAGCCCCTGCTGGAAACTATCGCCCGTTCATTTTCTCTGTCTGTAAATCAGGCAGGCTTTATTGTCACCTGTGCCCAGTTGGGTTACGCCGCGGGCCTGCTCTTTTTAGTACCGCTTGGAGACATGTTTGAGCGGCGGAAATTAATTGTCTTTATGACTTTGCTCGCCGCTGGCGGCATGGTCATCACAGCCGTCAGTCAGACGCTATGGGTGATGCTGGCAGGTACATTAATTACCGGGCTATTTTCCGTGGTAGCCCAGATTTTAGTACCGCTAGCCGCTACACTCGCGACGCCAGAAAAACGCGGACGGGTCGTGGGAACCATTATGAGCGGCCTGCTGCTGGGAATATTACTGGCGCGCACAGTGGCGGGGCTATTGGCCGCTCTGGGCGGATGGCGAACGGTATATTGGGTAGCCAGTGCCTTGATGATTATTATGGCCCTGGCGCTATGGCGCGGTTTGCCGCAGGTTAAGCAGCACAACACTCTCAGCTATCCACGCCTGATTGCCTCCATTTTCACCTTATTTCGCCATGACAAGCGTCTGGCGACCAGGGCGCTGTTGGGCTTTTTAACTTTTGCTAATTTCAGCATTCTGTGGACATCGATGGCATTTCTGCTGGCCTCACCACCGTGGAACTTCTCAGAAGCCACCATTGGATTGTTCGGGCTGGCTGGCGCTGCCGGAGCGCTGGGCGCAAGACCTGTAGGCGGGCTGGCGGATAAAGGTAAGGCCCATATATCGACTACCGGTGGATTACTGCTGCTATTGCTCTCATGGGGCGCAATAGCCTTTGGAACCAGCTCTCTGCTGGCACTGGTCATAGGGATTGTATTACTGGACTTAACGGTACAGGGCGTACATATCACTAACCAGACGGTGGTTTATCACCGCTATCCGGATGCCCGTAATCGCCTGACGGCGGGTTACATGACTAGCTACTTCCTTGGTGGGGCTGCCGGTTCCCTGCTTTCTGCCAGCGCTTACCAGCATGCAGGATGGTTAGGAGTATGTGCCAGCGGTGCTGCAACCTCACTGCTGGGATTATTAGTTTGGTGGCAAGGCTATCACCGTCAGCATGAAGAGCCTGAAGCGTAA
- the proV gene encoding glycine betaine/L-proline ABC transporter ATP-binding protein, with amino-acid sequence MAIKLEVKNLYKIFGEHPNRAFKYIDKGISKEELLEKTGLSLGVKNASLTIEEGEIFVIMGLSGSGKSTMVRLLNRLIEPTRGQVLIDGVDIAQISDSELREVRKKKIAMVFQSFALMPHMSVLDNAAFGMELAGIAISERQEKAMDALRQVGLENYAHAWPDELSGGMRQRVGLARALAIDPDILLMDEAFSALDPLIRTEMQDELVKLQARHQRTVVFISHDLDEAMRIGDRIAIMQNGEVVQVGTPDEILNNPANDYVRTFFRGVDISQVFSARDIARRTPVGLLRKTPGFGPRSALQLLQDDDREFGYVIERGNKFLGIVSIDSLKLALANGQGLDNALLDSPGAINADTALGDLLSHVGQAPCAVPVTDDEQQYVGIISKGMLLKALDREGANQ; translated from the coding sequence ATGGCAATTAAATTAGAAGTGAAGAATCTTTATAAAATATTTGGAGAACATCCCAACCGCGCCTTTAAATATATAGATAAGGGCATTAGCAAAGAAGAGTTATTGGAAAAGACCGGTCTGTCTCTGGGCGTGAAAAACGCCAGTCTGACCATTGAAGAAGGCGAGATTTTCGTCATCATGGGGCTTTCTGGTTCAGGTAAATCCACCATGGTACGCCTTCTCAATCGCCTGATAGAGCCTACCCGCGGCCAGGTGCTGATCGACGGCGTGGACATCGCACAAATATCTGATAGCGAACTCCGCGAAGTACGAAAAAAGAAGATAGCCATGGTCTTTCAGTCTTTTGCTTTAATGCCACATATGTCGGTTTTGGATAATGCCGCTTTTGGTATGGAATTGGCTGGAATTGCGATTTCAGAGCGTCAGGAAAAAGCTATGGATGCATTACGCCAGGTCGGTCTGGAGAATTATGCCCATGCCTGGCCTGATGAGCTATCCGGCGGCATGCGTCAACGCGTTGGGCTTGCCAGAGCATTAGCCATTGACCCCGATATATTATTAATGGATGAGGCTTTCTCCGCGCTCGACCCGCTTATTCGCACCGAAATGCAGGATGAATTAGTAAAGCTCCAGGCGCGTCATCAGCGTACCGTCGTTTTTATTTCGCATGACCTCGATGAAGCCATGCGAATTGGCGACCGTATTGCCATTATGCAAAATGGCGAAGTGGTTCAGGTCGGAACACCAGATGAAATTCTGAATAATCCTGCCAACGATTATGTCCGCACCTTCTTCCGCGGCGTCGATATTAGCCAGGTATTCAGCGCCCGGGATATTGCCCGCCGCACCCCGGTTGGACTGCTGCGCAAAACTCCTGGCTTTGGGCCTCGCTCCGCACTTCAGCTATTGCAGGACGACGACCGGGAGTTTGGCTACGTCATCGAGCGCGGTAATAAGTTTCTTGGGATAGTCTCTATCGACTCTCTGAAACTGGCTCTGGCAAATGGTCAGGGTCTGGATAATGCCCTGCTCGACTCCCCTGGCGCCATCAATGCAGATACGGCTCTGGGCGATTTGCTATCGCACGTAGGCCAGGCACCTTGTGCCGTGCCAGTTACAGACGATGAGCAGCAATATGTCGGCATCATTTCCAAAGGAATGCTGCTTAAAGCATTAGATCGTGAGGGGGCAAATCAATGA
- a CDS encoding multidrug resistance protein A: MSEHAKTPAGVQPNAKKGKRKRLLLLLTLLFVVIALAYGIYWFLVLRHYEETDDAYVAGNQVQVMSQVSGSVTKVWFDNTDFVKKGEVLVTLDPVDAQQALEQAKTRLASNVRQMRQMMINNRQYQANIELKKTALAQAETDLQRRVPLGSSNLIGKEELQHARDAVDSARASLDVAVQQYNANQAMVLNTRLEDQPSVKQASADLRNAWLALERTRIVSPMTGYVSRRSVQVGAQITSSTPLMAIVPATELWVDANFKETQLAHMRIGQPVTVISDIYGSDVKYQGKVVGLDMGTGSAFSLLPAQNATGNWIKVVQRLPVRIELDASQLEKKPLRIGLSTLVEVDTSNRDGAMLASQSRSKPAYQSDAREINLAPVNQLINEIVRANAG; the protein is encoded by the coding sequence ATGAGTGAACATGCAAAAACGCCAGCGGGTGTGCAGCCCAACGCAAAAAAAGGCAAACGTAAACGCCTGTTGCTGCTGCTAACTCTGTTGTTTGTAGTCATTGCTTTGGCATATGGGATCTACTGGTTTTTAGTGTTACGTCACTACGAAGAAACAGACGACGCGTATGTTGCAGGTAACCAGGTACAGGTAATGTCTCAGGTTAGCGGTAGCGTCACTAAGGTATGGTTTGACAACACCGACTTTGTAAAAAAAGGCGAGGTTCTGGTCACGCTCGACCCGGTTGACGCTCAACAAGCGCTGGAGCAGGCCAAAACCAGGCTAGCTTCTAACGTTCGCCAGATGCGTCAGATGATGATTAATAACCGTCAGTACCAGGCGAATATTGAGTTAAAGAAAACCGCACTGGCGCAAGCCGAAACCGACTTACAGCGTCGGGTGCCGCTGGGCAGCTCTAATCTTATTGGCAAGGAAGAGTTGCAGCACGCCCGGGATGCGGTAGATAGCGCGCGGGCATCGCTGGATGTGGCAGTTCAGCAATATAATGCCAACCAGGCTATGGTGCTCAACACCCGTCTTGAAGATCAGCCTTCGGTTAAACAGGCCTCTGCCGATTTACGCAATGCCTGGCTGGCGCTGGAGCGTACCCGAATCGTTAGCCCTATGACTGGCTATGTTTCGCGCCGTTCGGTACAGGTTGGCGCACAGATAACCTCCTCAACGCCGCTGATGGCTATCGTACCTGCCACCGAGTTATGGGTTGACGCTAACTTTAAAGAAACCCAGCTTGCCCATATGCGTATCGGTCAGCCGGTTACCGTCATCAGCGATATTTACGGCAGCGACGTCAAATATCAGGGCAAAGTTGTCGGCCTGGATATGGGTACCGGCAGCGCCTTTTCACTGCTTCCGGCCCAGAATGCGACCGGCAACTGGATAAAAGTAGTTCAGCGTTTACCGGTGCGAATCGAGCTGGATGCCTCTCAGCTGGAGAAAAAACCGCTGCGTATTGGGCTCTCTACGCTGGTCGAGGTCGATACCTCTAATCGCGATGGCGCCATGCTCGCCAGCCAGAGCCGCAGTAAGCCTGCTTATCAGAGCGATGCCCGCGAGATCAATTTGGCTCCGGTTAATCAGCTCATCAATGAGATAGTCCGGGCCAATGCGGGCTGA
- the ygaP gene encoding inner membrane protein YgaP yields the protein MNIATISPQQAHALKESGAIMVDIREPDEFLREHIPGAINYPLSSIHKGLPLNINEQQQLIIFNCQSGQRTKNNESSLVIAANSEKIKILDGGINNWKKSGLPVLKNDNQPLPIMRQVHIAAGCLIISSLTLGYSVNTGFFLLAGLVGAGLIIAGITGWCGMAKLLNHMPWNNQNI from the coding sequence ATGAACATAGCCACCATTTCCCCTCAGCAAGCCCACGCCCTTAAGGAGAGTGGAGCAATCATGGTAGACATTCGTGAACCAGACGAGTTTCTGCGTGAGCATATTCCGGGAGCAATAAACTACCCCTTATCTTCAATACACAAAGGATTGCCGCTAAATATTAATGAGCAGCAACAATTAATCATTTTTAACTGCCAGAGCGGACAGCGTACTAAAAACAATGAGTCCAGCCTTGTCATTGCGGCTAATTCTGAAAAGATAAAAATCTTAGATGGAGGTATTAACAACTGGAAGAAAAGTGGCTTGCCGGTGCTTAAAAACGATAACCAACCGCTACCCATTATGCGTCAGGTTCATATAGCAGCCGGCTGTTTAATTATAAGCTCGCTGACTCTAGGATACAGCGTTAACACAGGCTTCTTTCTGCTTGCAGGCCTTGTAGGTGCTGGGCTTATCATTGCTGGCATTACCGGCTGGTGCGGGATGGCAAAGTTGCTGAATCATATGCCATGGAATAACCAGAATATATGA
- a CDS encoding membrane protein, producing MQNKLKRNDIDIDDNVDDINQDVSQLADTLEEVLKSWGNAAGEEADNARRKAEQLLKDTRAKLHGRSRIHQAAHDVASYTDSWVREKPWYSIGVGAAVGLFVGALLSSRR from the coding sequence ATGCAAAACAAGCTAAAACGTAACGATATAGATATCGATGATAATGTAGATGACATCAATCAGGATGTTAGCCAGCTGGCAGATACTCTGGAGGAAGTTCTCAAATCCTGGGGTAACGCAGCGGGTGAAGAAGCGGATAACGCACGTCGTAAAGCAGAGCAACTGCTTAAAGATACGCGTGCCAAGTTACATGGCCGCAGCCGTATTCATCAGGCTGCCCATGATGTGGCCAGCTACACCGATAGCTGGGTAAGAGAAAAACCCTGGTACAGCATTGGCGTAGGTGCCGCAGTCGGCCTGTTTGTTGGGGCGCTGCTTAGCTCTCGCCGTTAG
- a CDS encoding proline/betaine ABC transporter permease ProW: MSDTNPWATNDSANNTQAATDASQTADAWGNPQPAQDASASPDAWGGGAPADSNADWLNSAPAPQAEHFSIMDPFQHKLLPLDNWVTEGIDWVVTHFRPLFQGIRVPIDYILSAFQNLLTELPAPVAIIIFALIAWQMSSLTMGVATLVSLVVIGAIGAWSEAMITLALVLTALLFCVAIGLPLGIWLARSPRAAKVIRPLLDAMQTTPAFVYLVPIVMLFGIGNVPGVVVTIIFALPPIVRLTILGINQVPEDLTEAARSFGASPRQMLFKVQLPLAMPTIMAGVNQTLMLALSMVVIASMIAVGGLGQMVLRGIGRLDMGLATIGGVGIVILAIILDRLTQSVGRDARSRGNRRWYTTGPIGLLMRPFTTTRPAASGRAVLASENDKV, translated from the coding sequence ATGAGCGATACCAACCCATGGGCGACCAATGATAGCGCCAATAACACACAAGCAGCCACCGACGCCTCGCAGACCGCTGATGCCTGGGGCAATCCTCAACCGGCACAGGATGCTTCCGCATCACCGGATGCATGGGGCGGTGGCGCGCCTGCGGATAGCAATGCCGATTGGCTGAACAGCGCCCCGGCACCGCAGGCCGAGCATTTCAGTATTATGGATCCGTTCCAGCACAAACTTCTGCCGCTCGACAACTGGGTCACTGAAGGGATTGACTGGGTAGTTACTCACTTCCGTCCGCTATTTCAGGGCATCCGGGTGCCGATTGATTACATTCTTAGTGCGTTTCAAAACCTGCTAACAGAATTACCGGCTCCGGTGGCGATTATTATCTTTGCGCTCATCGCCTGGCAGATGTCCAGCCTGACCATGGGCGTTGCAACGCTGGTCTCTCTGGTCGTCATTGGCGCTATTGGTGCATGGAGCGAAGCCATGATTACCCTTGCTCTGGTACTGACGGCCCTGCTGTTCTGTGTGGCGATTGGTCTGCCGCTCGGGATCTGGCTGGCACGCAGCCCGCGTGCTGCGAAGGTTATCAGGCCATTGCTGGACGCGATGCAAACCACCCCGGCATTCGTCTACCTGGTACCGATCGTAATGCTCTTCGGGATCGGTAATGTCCCTGGCGTCGTGGTTACTATTATCTTCGCCCTGCCGCCGATTGTGCGTCTGACTATTTTGGGGATCAACCAGGTACCTGAGGATCTTACTGAAGCGGCCCGATCCTTCGGGGCCAGCCCGCGCCAGATGCTGTTTAAAGTGCAGCTGCCGCTGGCAATGCCAACCATTATGGCTGGGGTTAATCAAACGCTGATGCTGGCACTGTCGATGGTGGTGATTGCCTCAATGATTGCCGTCGGTGGCCTGGGACAAATGGTATTGCGCGGAATCGGTCGCCTAGATATGGGACTGGCCACGATTGGCGGCGTGGGGATAGTGATTCTGGCAATTATCCTCGATCGTCTGACTCAGTCTGTGGGCCGTGATGCCCGCAGCCGCGGCAACCGCCGCTGGTACACCACCGGGCCAATTGGCCTGCTGATGCGCCCATTTACTACTACCCGCCCGGCGGCCTCTGGCCGTGCGGTTCTGGCCTCTGAAAACGATAAGGTATAA
- a CDS encoding transcriptional regulator translates to MTDLDNLQQSATRAAQLLKSMSNSSRLLILCTLIESPGTTAGELARLTGLSPSAASQHLAIMKDDQLIEFKRDAQKIHYFIKDESVFKIVKALKEIFCPQEKA, encoded by the coding sequence ATGACCGATCTCGACAACCTGCAACAGAGTGCAACCAGAGCAGCACAGCTATTGAAATCAATGAGTAATTCAAGTCGTCTTTTGATCCTTTGCACGCTGATTGAGTCTCCAGGCACTACGGCCGGGGAGCTCGCTCGTCTGACTGGATTGAGCCCTTCAGCCGCCTCGCAGCATCTGGCGATAATGAAAGATGATCAACTAATTGAATTCAAAAGAGATGCACAAAAAATTCACTATTTCATTAAAGATGAGTCAGTTTTTAAAATCGTGAAGGCGCTGAAAGAAATCTTTTGCCCACAGGAGAAAGCATGA
- the alaE gene encoding L-alanine exporter AlaE → MSSGHSRLRHAIADTFAMVVYCFVVGMIIEIFISGMSFDRSLSSRLVSIPVNILIAWPYGMYRDAFIRFARRFTPSGWGRNIADVLAYVTFQSPVYAAILWSVGADWHQIVAAVSSNIVVSMAMGAAYGYFLEFCRRLFRVQGYTRTARV, encoded by the coding sequence ATGTCTTCCGGTCATTCACGTCTGCGTCACGCGATAGCAGATACCTTCGCCATGGTGGTGTACTGTTTTGTCGTAGGGATGATTATTGAGATATTTATCTCTGGAATGAGCTTTGACAGATCGCTCTCTTCCCGGCTGGTATCTATTCCGGTCAACATACTGATAGCCTGGCCATATGGTATGTATCGGGATGCCTTTATTCGCTTCGCTCGTCGCTTCACTCCGTCAGGCTGGGGACGTAACATTGCCGATGTTCTGGCTTATGTGACGTTTCAGTCTCCGGTATATGCGGCCATTCTATGGTCGGTAGGCGCTGACTGGCATCAGATAGTGGCTGCGGTGAGCTCGAATATAGTGGTTTCGATGGCGATGGGGGCGGCTTACGGTTACTTCCTTGAATTTTGCCGCCGACTGTTCCGGGTCCAGGGTTATACCCGCACCGCAAGAGTGTGA
- the proX gene encoding glycine betaine ABC transporter substrate-binding protein → MTVLTTLAATSSTFAAALPGEGITVKPVQSTISEETFQTLLVSRALEKLGYKVEKPSEVDYNVGYTSIASGDATFTAVNWQPLHDDMYEASGGDKKFYREGTFVTGAAQGYLIDKKTATKYHITNIEQLKDPKIAQLFDSNGDGKADLTGCTPGWGCEAVINHQLKAFKLDGNVTHNQGNYSAMVADTITRFRDGKPVLYYTWTPYWLSNVLVPSKDVVWLQVPFSSMPGEQKDVDTKQPNGVNYGFPVNTMHIVANKQWAEHNPAAAKLFAVMKLPVGDINAQNAMMHDGKNSAADIQGHVDGWIKAHKSTFDGWIKQALTAAK, encoded by the coding sequence GTGACCGTACTCACTACTCTGGCCGCCACCAGCAGCACCTTTGCCGCCGCACTTCCGGGCGAAGGCATCACCGTTAAACCGGTGCAAAGCACTATCTCTGAAGAAACTTTTCAGACTTTACTGGTTAGCCGGGCGCTAGAAAAGCTCGGCTATAAAGTCGAGAAACCCAGTGAGGTCGATTACAACGTCGGCTACACCTCTATTGCATCCGGCGATGCAACCTTCACTGCCGTTAACTGGCAGCCGTTGCATGACGACATGTACGAAGCCTCCGGCGGTGACAAGAAATTCTATCGTGAAGGTACTTTTGTCACAGGAGCCGCTCAGGGCTATTTGATTGATAAAAAGACCGCCACTAAATATCACATCACTAATATCGAGCAGCTTAAAGATCCCAAAATTGCTCAACTGTTCGATAGCAACGGCGATGGCAAAGCGGACCTGACCGGCTGTACGCCGGGCTGGGGTTGTGAGGCGGTGATTAATCACCAGCTAAAAGCCTTTAAGCTCGACGGAAATGTCACCCACAATCAGGGTAATTACTCCGCGATGGTGGCCGATACCATTACCCGCTTCCGCGACGGCAAACCGGTGCTGTATTACACCTGGACGCCATACTGGCTCAGTAATGTACTGGTGCCAAGCAAGGACGTGGTTTGGCTTCAGGTTCCTTTCTCCTCAATGCCGGGCGAACAGAAAGATGTCGATACCAAACAGCCAAATGGCGTGAATTATGGTTTCCCGGTCAACACCATGCACATTGTTGCCAATAAACAGTGGGCGGAGCACAACCCGGCGGCAGCCAAATTGTTTGCCGTGATGAAACTCCCGGTGGGAGATATCAACGCTCAGAATGCCATGATGCATGACGGCAAAAACTCAGCGGCCGATATCCAGGGGCATGTTGACGGCTGGATCAAGGCTCATAAATCTACCTTTGATGGCTGGATAAAACAGGCTCTGACCGCCGCTAAATAA
- a CDS encoding transcriptional regulator yields MDSSFSPIEQMLKSRASRYDDFPFQEILLTRLCMHMQGKLLENRNKMLKAQGINETLFMALITLEAQENNSIQPSELSCALGSSRTNATRIADELEKRGWIERQESDNDRRCLHLKLTEEGLNFLHEVLPPQHHCLHNLWSSLSTDEQQQLEDITRKLLIRLDQMEDGKMIPESIR; encoded by the coding sequence ATGGATAGTTCGTTTTCTCCAATTGAGCAAATGCTCAAATCCCGCGCCAGCCGGTACGATGATTTCCCGTTTCAGGAGATTCTTCTGACGCGCCTTTGCATGCATATGCAGGGTAAGTTGTTAGAGAACCGCAATAAAATGCTGAAGGCTCAGGGAATCAACGAAACCCTGTTTATGGCCCTGATTACCCTTGAGGCGCAGGAAAATAACAGCATTCAGCCCAGTGAACTGAGCTGTGCTTTAGGCTCTTCACGAACCAATGCGACCCGTATTGCCGACGAGCTGGAAAAGCGTGGCTGGATCGAACGCCAGGAAAGCGATAACGATCGCCGCTGCCTGCACCTGAAGCTTACTGAGGAAGGTTTGAATTTCCTGCACGAGGTTCTTCCACCGCAGCATCACTGTCTGCACAACCTCTGGTCATCCCTGAGCACCGATGAACAGCAGCAGCTGGAAGACATCACGCGTAAACTTCTTATCCGCCTCGACCAGATGGAAGACGGGAAAATGATCCCCGAATCCATTCGGTAA
- the nrdH gene encoding NrdH-redoxin, whose translation MFITIYTRKNSLPCFATQRALRQQGLAFVTHCVDDEPELEESLAEQGFTEFPVVITDNFSWSGFRPDMINRLRLHSQAANC comes from the coding sequence ATGTTCATTACAATTTACACTCGTAAAAACTCACTTCCCTGCTTCGCCACCCAGCGCGCCCTCAGGCAGCAGGGGCTGGCCTTTGTCACGCATTGTGTAGATGATGAGCCTGAGCTGGAAGAGTCGCTGGCAGAACAGGGGTTTACTGAATTTCCGGTTGTCATTACTGATAATTTCAGCTGGAGCGGATTTCGCCCAGATATGATCAACCGTCTGCGGCTTCATAGCCAGGCAGCTAACTGCTAA